Proteins encoded together in one Pontiella desulfatans window:
- a CDS encoding restriction endonuclease subunit S — translation MKLLKNIAKIRSGHPFRGKLNEDVGGDVNVLQLSDVTDSFFIDAAKVLRLGGDKIKTQYLLEKGDVVFRSRGNTNTCAVFSGTQNPTVCAAPLFHIQVNPSCALPEYVCWFINQDSSQTYFDRNAKGTSVRMIDRDALGNLPIPLPPLEKQREITAIAKLADREQRLMDQLRDKKKKLISGILARVASETGNGAENERLPEVVATPQEDKDNHPEP, via the coding sequence ATGAAATTGTTAAAAAACATCGCCAAAATAAGATCAGGCCATCCATTCAGAGGAAAACTGAATGAAGATGTTGGCGGCGATGTTAACGTGCTGCAGTTGAGTGATGTAACCGATTCTTTTTTTATCGATGCAGCAAAGGTGTTGCGACTCGGAGGCGACAAGATCAAAACCCAATACCTCCTTGAAAAAGGAGATGTCGTATTCCGTTCGAGAGGAAACACGAACACCTGTGCAGTATTTTCCGGCACCCAAAATCCGACGGTATGCGCGGCTCCCCTGTTCCATATTCAAGTCAATCCATCCTGCGCACTGCCCGAATATGTGTGCTGGTTCATCAATCAGGACTCATCCCAAACCTATTTTGACCGAAACGCCAAGGGCACCTCCGTTCGCATGATCGACCGCGATGCTCTTGGAAACCTGCCCATCCCTCTCCCACCCTTGGAAAAACAGCGGGAAATCACGGCTATCGCCAAACTGGCCGACCGCGAACAACGCCTGATGGATCAGCTGAGGGATAAGAAAAAAAAACTGATTTCAGGAATCTTGGCGCGGGTTGCGTCAGAAACCGGCAATGGTGCCGAAAATGAACGTCTTCCCGAGGTGGTTGCAACACCTCAGGAAGACAAGGATAACCACCCAGAACCGTAG
- a CDS encoding type I restriction endonuclease subunit R: MGNNSSLITHHSSFPTNEKRLSQIPALQVLLKLGYEYLSPEEALKERLSKRSNVLLENTLRNQLKRINQINYKGSEYLFSEENIQSAIQKLKNIKFDGLQKTNEAVYDLITLGTAMEQSIEGDSKSFNLHYIDWKNPANNVFHVVPEFSVERTRSTETARPDLVLFVNGIPLAVIECKAPDIEIDQAISQSIRNQSDDFIPKLFVYAQLVMGVSKNEAQYATVGTGKKFWGIWKEEPAVDGCQLEVDGITNKTLTAENKDRLFSGEFAVARTFFQRLEDEGDRLVTEQDKALHALCRPERLLELVFKFIVVDGGIKKIARYQQFFVIKSTLERIKQQDSEGQRKGGIIWHTQGSGKSLTMVMLARNLALDPDISNPRIVLVTDREDLDRQLGNTFAACGLNPERATSGRHLLELVATHKAGIVTTLIHKFDKAMKVRSFKDDSSDIFVLVDESHRTQFGSFSARMRQMFPKACYIGFTGTPLMKEEKNNFIKFGGLIEPHYSIGQAVEDGAVVPLLYEGRLVEMEQNKAAIDLWFERHTKGLTKEQQADLKKKYARAEMLNKTEQVVYMRAYDISEHYRKAWQGTGFKAQLVAPSKAAALMYRDFLNELDTVSCEVIISGPDTRDGYEETDEEPSDEVLRFWNKMMARYGSEEDYNKQVINQFKFGEDPEILIVVSKLLTGFDAPCNTVIYLCKELREHTLLQAIARVNRVHENKDYGYVVDYVGLLGELDKALSMYDAFEGFDENDLAGSLTSIQSQIDQLPQRYSDLWDLFKAVKNSYDEDAYEQLLADEDLRDEFYSRLTEYSKTLAVALSSERFVTEITDLKLEQYKADLKRFHKLKVSVKMRYAESIDYRDYEPKIKKLLDTHIQANEAIQLNEPVNIFDDTLFGAVKEEMGVYTVKKTDGAKADAIAHATKKVITESMEEDPAFYSKFSKLIQDAIDDFRAKVISAQEYLEQVTDIRHRVVTKQHDDIPTSISSNEEAMAYFGVIKPLFGEENEMLSADAALAIARILESHISLVHFWDDSDAQNLAINEIEDYLFDEVRDKTDIDLTLDQMDELIESTMRIARNRSGK; the protein is encoded by the coding sequence ATGGGAAATAACTCATCACTCATCACCCATCACTCATCATTCCCGACAAACGAGAAGCGTCTGTCGCAGATACCGGCACTCCAGGTGCTGCTGAAGCTGGGCTATGAATATCTCAGCCCGGAAGAAGCGCTGAAAGAACGGTTGAGCAAGCGGAGCAATGTGCTGCTGGAAAACACGCTACGTAATCAGTTAAAACGTATCAACCAAATCAACTACAAGGGCAGTGAATACCTTTTCAGCGAGGAGAATATTCAGTCGGCGATCCAAAAGCTCAAAAACATTAAGTTCGACGGTCTGCAAAAAACCAATGAAGCGGTCTATGATCTGATCACCCTCGGCACCGCGATGGAGCAGTCGATTGAAGGGGATTCCAAAAGTTTTAATCTGCATTACATCGACTGGAAGAACCCGGCGAATAATGTATTTCATGTGGTTCCCGAATTCAGTGTGGAGCGCACCCGCAGCACGGAAACCGCCCGCCCGGATCTTGTCCTGTTTGTGAACGGAATTCCGCTGGCGGTGATTGAATGTAAAGCGCCGGACATTGAAATTGATCAGGCGATTTCACAATCCATCCGCAACCAGAGCGATGACTTTATTCCGAAGCTGTTTGTCTATGCCCAGCTCGTAATGGGCGTCAGCAAAAATGAAGCGCAGTATGCGACCGTCGGAACCGGAAAAAAATTCTGGGGTATTTGGAAAGAGGAACCTGCAGTTGATGGTTGTCAGTTGGAGGTTGATGGGATTACTAACAAAACCCTGACCGCTGAAAACAAAGATCGGCTTTTCAGTGGTGAGTTTGCTGTAGCGCGAACTTTTTTCCAACGGTTGGAAGATGAAGGTGATCGGCTGGTTACGGAGCAGGATAAGGCACTGCATGCGCTGTGCCGTCCTGAACGTTTACTGGAGCTTGTATTTAAATTTATCGTGGTTGATGGCGGGATAAAAAAAATTGCCCGCTATCAGCAGTTCTTTGTCATTAAATCCACACTGGAGCGGATCAAGCAGCAGGACTCCGAGGGACAGCGCAAAGGCGGCATTATCTGGCATACCCAGGGCTCCGGCAAATCATTGACCATGGTGATGCTAGCGAGAAATCTGGCGCTGGATCCAGACATTTCCAATCCCCGGATCGTGCTGGTAACCGATCGCGAAGACCTTGATCGACAGCTGGGCAATACCTTTGCCGCCTGCGGCCTGAATCCGGAACGCGCCACTTCCGGACGCCATCTACTGGAATTGGTGGCCACCCACAAGGCGGGCATCGTCACGACGCTGATCCATAAATTTGATAAGGCGATGAAGGTGCGATCCTTCAAAGACGACTCTTCGGATATCTTTGTTTTGGTGGACGAAAGCCACCGCACGCAGTTTGGTTCGTTCTCGGCCCGTATGCGTCAGATGTTCCCGAAAGCGTGTTATATCGGCTTTACGGGTACACCGTTGATGAAGGAGGAGAAAAACAACTTTATTAAATTCGGCGGTTTGATCGAGCCGCATTATTCCATCGGCCAAGCTGTAGAGGATGGCGCAGTGGTTCCCCTGCTCTACGAAGGCCGTCTAGTGGAGATGGAACAGAATAAAGCGGCCATAGATCTCTGGTTTGAACGGCACACCAAAGGGTTGACCAAGGAACAGCAGGCCGACCTGAAGAAGAAATATGCCCGTGCGGAAATGCTGAATAAAACCGAACAGGTCGTTTATATGCGCGCTTACGACATCAGCGAGCATTATCGCAAGGCCTGGCAGGGAACCGGCTTTAAAGCGCAGCTGGTGGCTCCCAGTAAAGCCGCAGCTCTAATGTATCGTGATTTCCTGAATGAACTGGATACGGTGTCGTGCGAAGTGATCATCAGCGGTCCCGACACCCGCGACGGCTATGAAGAAACGGATGAAGAACCTTCGGATGAAGTGCTCCGCTTCTGGAACAAGATGATGGCGCGCTACGGGAGCGAAGAGGACTACAACAAGCAGGTTATTAACCAGTTTAAATTCGGCGAAGACCCGGAAATACTGATTGTGGTCAGCAAACTGTTAACCGGCTTTGATGCCCCGTGTAATACCGTGATTTATCTCTGTAAAGAGCTGCGGGAACACACCCTGTTGCAGGCCATCGCCCGAGTGAACCGCGTTCATGAAAACAAAGACTATGGCTATGTCGTGGATTATGTCGGCCTTTTGGGAGAGCTGGACAAGGCGCTGAGCATGTACGATGCCTTTGAAGGCTTTGACGAAAATGATCTGGCCGGAAGCCTGACCTCAATTCAAAGCCAGATCGACCAACTGCCCCAACGCTATTCAGATCTGTGGGATCTCTTCAAGGCAGTGAAAAACTCCTATGACGAAGATGCCTATGAACAACTCCTGGCTGATGAAGACCTGCGCGATGAGTTTTACAGCCGCCTGACCGAATATAGCAAAACCCTGGCCGTCGCCTTGTCGAGCGAACGTTTTGTCACGGAAATCACGGATCTGAAGCTGGAACAATACAAGGCTGACCTGAAGCGGTTTCACAAACTGAAAGTCTCCGTCAAAATGCGCTATGCCGAATCCATCGATTACCGGGATTATGAACCTAAGATCAAAAAGCTGCTGGACACGCATATCCAGGCGAACGAAGCAATCCAACTGAATGAACCGGTGAACATCTTTGATGACACGTTGTTTGGTGCGGTCAAAGAGGAGATGGGCGTTTATACCGTAAAGAAAACGGACGGAGCCAAGGCCGATGCCATTGCCCATGCAACAAAGAAAGTCATTACCGAAAGCATGGAGGAAGACCCGGCGTTTTATTCCAAATTTTCCAAACTGATTCAGGATGCCATCGATGATTTTCGCGCGAAAGTGATCTCCGCACAGGAATATCTGGAACAAGTGACTGATATTCGCCATCGGGTGGTTACCAAACAACACGACGACATCCCCACATCCATCAGCAGTAATGAGGAGGCTATGGCCTACTTCGGTGTAATCAAACCGCTGTTCGGAGAAGAGAATGAAATGCTCTCTGCGGATGCAGCACTGGCCATCGCCCGGATTCTTGAGTCCCATATTTCGCTGGTGCATTTCTGGGATGACAGTGATGCCCAGAACCTCGCCATCAATGAAATTGAAGATTATCTCTTTGATGAAGTCCGCGATAAAACAGACATCGACCTAACGCTGGATCAGATGGATGAGTTGATCGAAAGCACCATGCGCATTGCTCGAAACCGCTCAGGAAAGTAG
- a CDS encoding M48 family metallopeptidase, with product MVQVVKYGNRTLRYEVILSARKTLQIEVYPDQCIRVKAPNGIQPELIARRVQRKGRWIVRQLDYFHQFEPRTPPRKYLGGETHLYLGRQYRLKILRSAECGVKLIRGYFQISVNGSPTPQITQSLLDHWYAEKAQIKFIEAFERCWPKFGRMGLSKPRLVIKRMKTRWGSLSTSGRLSLNVDLIRAPKECIDYVFTHELCHLKHHNHSPAFYELLEATMPDWKKRKHKLELSLI from the coding sequence ATGGTTCAAGTGGTAAAATATGGAAACCGAACCCTTCGGTATGAGGTGATTCTATCGGCACGCAAAACGCTGCAGATTGAAGTGTATCCGGATCAGTGCATCCGGGTTAAAGCTCCGAATGGAATCCAACCGGAGTTGATTGCTCGACGGGTGCAACGTAAAGGACGCTGGATTGTTCGACAGCTGGACTATTTTCATCAGTTTGAACCTCGAACCCCACCCAGGAAATATTTAGGCGGAGAAACACATCTATACCTTGGCCGTCAGTATCGACTCAAAATCCTTCGGTCCGCGGAATGCGGCGTTAAGCTGATCCGTGGATATTTCCAGATATCTGTTAACGGTTCCCCCACTCCCCAAATCACCCAATCCTTGCTGGATCACTGGTACGCCGAAAAAGCGCAAATCAAATTTATCGAGGCCTTCGAACGGTGCTGGCCTAAATTTGGAAGAATGGGCCTAAGCAAACCCAGGCTGGTCATCAAGCGCATGAAAACCCGCTGGGGTAGCCTGTCTACGAGCGGTCGCCTGTCACTCAATGTCGATTTGATCCGAGCACCCAAAGAATGCATCGATTATGTCTTCACCCATGAGCTATGCCATTTAAAACACCACAATCACAGCCCTGCGTTCTATGAGCTGCTTGAAGCAACAATGCCCGACTGGAAAAAGCGGAAACACAAACTTGAACTCTCGTTGATATAG
- a CDS encoding peptidylprolyl isomerase — MATATARHILVATEKKCLDIKKKLDKGVAFAKMAKAHSTCPSGKKGGALGKFKPGQMVKEFDKVVFSAPIGVVQGPVKTEFGYHLVEVTHRVD, encoded by the coding sequence ATGGCTACAGCAACCGCACGACATATTTTAGTGGCAACCGAGAAGAAGTGCCTGGATATCAAAAAGAAGCTCGATAAGGGCGTGGCTTTTGCAAAAATGGCGAAGGCGCACTCGACCTGCCCATCGGGTAAAAAGGGCGGAGCCCTTGGTAAATTTAAGCCGGGCCAGATGGTGAAGGAATTCGACAAGGTGGTGTTCAGCGCACCGATTGGCGTCGTTCAGGGTCCGGTTAAAACCGAGTTCGGCTACCACCTCGTGGAGGTCACGCATCGCGTGGACTAA
- a CDS encoding four helix bundle protein has translation MSAELKITDRSFQFAVRIVKLCQFLEKQDRVSRTLAHQLLRSGTSIGANAEEAQAGQSKPDFIAKMSISRKEARETLYWLRLLKEAELISETKLDEIIQEADELVRILTAIVKTAQTGGKDGK, from the coding sequence ATGAGTGCTGAATTAAAAATTACAGATCGTTCCTTCCAGTTTGCTGTGCGGATCGTGAAACTTTGCCAGTTTCTGGAGAAACAAGATCGGGTATCGCGAACGTTGGCCCATCAACTATTACGTTCGGGCACGTCGATAGGCGCTAATGCTGAAGAGGCTCAGGCAGGACAAAGCAAACCGGATTTCATAGCCAAAATGTCAATTTCCAGAAAGGAAGCACGGGAAACGCTTTATTGGTTACGTCTTCTCAAGGAAGCAGAACTGATTTCAGAAACAAAATTAGATGAAATCATACAGGAAGCAGACGAACTGGTTCGAATCCTCACGGCCATCGTTAAAACCGCCCAAACCGGAGGCAAAGATGGGAAATAA
- a CDS encoding shikimate kinase yields MDKSNIVLIGMPASGKSTVGVQLAKWLSMGFLDTDLLVQARAGESMQAFQNRDGLEAYQALECDTVKSVVCENCVIATGGSAVYCVGAMEHLKSMAKIIFLDVPLLEIKRRIGDYSERGVIIKPGMTLDDLYEERRPLYLRHADTILDCAGRSQSDLLAEIRALDCH; encoded by the coding sequence GTGGATAAGAGCAACATTGTTTTGATCGGGATGCCGGCGAGCGGGAAAAGCACGGTGGGCGTTCAGCTGGCCAAGTGGCTTTCCATGGGGTTCCTCGATACCGACCTGCTCGTGCAGGCGCGCGCCGGCGAAAGCATGCAGGCGTTCCAGAACCGCGATGGGCTGGAGGCCTACCAGGCGCTGGAGTGCGATACGGTCAAATCCGTGGTTTGCGAAAACTGCGTCATCGCCACCGGCGGCAGCGCGGTCTATTGCGTCGGCGCGATGGAGCATCTCAAATCCATGGCCAAGATTATCTTCCTCGATGTTCCGCTCCTGGAAATCAAGCGCCGCATCGGCGATTATTCCGAGCGGGGAGTCATCATCAAACCCGGCATGACGCTCGACGATCTCTATGAAGAGCGCCGTCCGCTCTACCTCAGGCACGCCGATACGATTCTCGATTGCGCCGGCAGGAGCCAGAGCGACCTCCTGGCGGAGATCCGGGCCTTGGACTGCCACTAA
- a CDS encoding transglutaminase-like domain-containing protein → MQLLTSCNLTFDIQVPTPFVLMLRPRSGAQQWVAREEYKLEPGVPAFEFTDSYGNLCQRLIAPPGIFGVYTAAEVVTQDWVDQAPGAPFVEVEYLPDGVLSYLLPSRYCESDRFGQMATEITAGQWLGYDQVQAIESWLKANIRFEPYDSDIQLSATEINERGWGVCRDLSHLGIALCRSLSIPARMVVGYLYGLEPMELHAWFEAYVGGQWYTFDATQAELKGGYVAIGYGRDAADVAVFNQFGPPVTVRSQFVSVQRMETS, encoded by the coding sequence ATGCAGCTCCTCACCAGTTGTAACTTAACCTTCGACATTCAGGTGCCGACCCCCTTCGTGCTGATGCTGCGTCCGCGCAGCGGTGCGCAGCAATGGGTCGCCCGCGAAGAATACAAGCTCGAGCCGGGCGTCCCCGCCTTTGAATTTACCGATTCCTACGGCAACCTCTGCCAACGCCTGATTGCCCCGCCCGGCATCTTCGGAGTCTATACCGCCGCCGAAGTCGTAACACAGGACTGGGTGGACCAAGCCCCCGGAGCACCCTTTGTTGAAGTCGAATACCTGCCCGATGGCGTGTTGAGTTACCTGCTTCCCAGCCGCTACTGCGAATCCGACCGGTTTGGCCAAATGGCCACCGAGATCACCGCCGGCCAGTGGCTGGGATATGATCAGGTTCAGGCCATTGAGTCGTGGCTGAAAGCCAACATTCGTTTCGAGCCGTACGACAGCGACATTCAGTTGTCCGCAACCGAAATCAACGAACGCGGCTGGGGCGTCTGCCGCGATCTTTCCCATCTCGGGATCGCGCTCTGCCGCAGCCTGAGCATCCCGGCCCGCATGGTGGTGGGATATCTTTACGGGCTTGAACCGATGGAACTGCACGCCTGGTTCGAGGCCTACGTCGGCGGACAATGGTATACCTTCGATGCCACACAGGCGGAACTCAAAGGCGGGTATGTGGCAATCGGCTACGGGCGGGATGCGGCCGACGTCGCCGTCTTCAACCAGTTCGGCCCGCCAGTGACCGTCCGCTCGCAGTTCGTGAGTGTTCAGCGCATGGAAACATCCTGA
- the rhuM gene encoding Fic family protein, with translation MSKKQELVIYRSKDGGVQLDATLEKETIWLSQKQMGLLFEKDTDTIGLHIRNAYKEGELEEAATTEESSVVQQEGNRKVRRKVRFYNLDVIISVGYRVKSKRGTEFRIWATNVLKQHIVQGYTANEKRLKQLGQVVKLAADISKRKALSGDEASILLQTVSEYAGALDLLDDYDHQRVGIGKTSKRKAKPVSYEETLKLIDAMRIKFGDSAVFGKEKDESLHSSLNAVMQSFDGKDVYPSVEEKAAHLLYFLVKNHSFVDGNKRIAAAVFLRFAEKNKLIYDKEGHKRIADNALVAMTLMIAESRPQEKEVIAAMLTNLIGEA, from the coding sequence ATGAGTAAAAAACAGGAATTGGTCATTTATCGAAGCAAGGATGGCGGTGTTCAGCTGGATGCGACGCTCGAAAAGGAAACCATCTGGCTGTCGCAGAAGCAGATGGGACTGCTGTTCGAGAAGGATACGGACACCATTGGACTCCATATCCGCAACGCCTACAAAGAAGGTGAATTGGAAGAAGCGGCAACTACCGAGGAATCCTCGGTAGTTCAACAGGAAGGCAACCGAAAGGTGCGCCGAAAGGTGCGTTTTTACAATCTGGACGTGATTATTTCCGTGGGCTACCGGGTCAAATCCAAACGCGGCACGGAGTTCCGCATCTGGGCGACTAACGTCTTAAAACAGCATATTGTCCAGGGGTACACGGCAAACGAAAAACGATTAAAGCAGCTGGGTCAGGTCGTCAAACTGGCTGCCGATATTTCGAAGCGCAAAGCGCTCTCCGGCGATGAAGCATCGATCCTCCTTCAAACCGTATCGGAATATGCCGGCGCGCTGGATCTGCTGGATGATTATGATCACCAGCGGGTGGGCATCGGCAAAACATCCAAACGCAAAGCGAAACCGGTGAGCTATGAGGAAACCCTGAAGCTGATTGATGCAATGCGCATAAAATTCGGCGACTCGGCGGTTTTTGGAAAAGAAAAGGATGAAAGCCTGCACAGTTCGCTGAATGCGGTTATGCAGAGTTTTGATGGAAAAGACGTTTATCCGTCGGTGGAGGAAAAAGCGGCGCACCTGCTCTATTTTCTCGTCAAAAACCACAGCTTTGTCGATGGAAACAAACGGATCGCCGCGGCGGTTTTCCTGCGCTTTGCGGAAAAGAATAAACTGATCTATGACAAAGAGGGCCACAAGCGAATTGCCGACAATGCCCTGGTGGCCATGACGCTGATGATTGCTGAAAGCCGCCCCCAGGAAAAAGAGGTGATTGCCGCCATGCTGACTAATCTGATTGGAGAAGCGTAG
- a CDS encoding restriction endonuclease subunit S: MSSNGWKKGRMKDCIAGLESGVSVNGLDRTPEANEAAVLKVSAVTYGYFDEFAAKPISGKELTRANCTPKKDSIIISRASGSPKHVGASAYVPADYPNRFLSDKLWQVTANDLACPQWLFALVSSPRMRAKMLMFATGTNIKNITKSEFLEIKISIPPLEEQKAIADVLSTWDRAISTTERLIQAKEKKLDAYGRSLFDRNQNGKYPGWELIKLADVLDEHGDKSAGKEEVFSVSVHKGLVNQIEHLGRSFSAAKTDHYNRVHHGDIVYTKSPTGDFPWGIVKQSYTPEDVIVSPLYGVFTPQTHDLGIVLDFYFSSPTRATNYLFPIVQKGAKNTIAITNKTFLSKKLHLPTDKSEQKKVAEYVVTARKEIDLLKKLAAKYKAQKRGLMQKLLTGTWRVNIEEAVK, encoded by the coding sequence ATGAGTTCCAATGGTTGGAAAAAAGGTCGGATGAAAGACTGCATTGCAGGACTGGAGTCTGGCGTTAGCGTCAATGGGCTAGACAGAACTCCTGAAGCCAATGAAGCCGCTGTACTCAAAGTGAGTGCGGTCACATACGGATATTTTGATGAATTCGCAGCTAAGCCCATTTCAGGAAAAGAGTTGACCAGAGCGAACTGCACACCAAAAAAAGACAGCATAATAATCAGCCGCGCAAGTGGTTCCCCTAAACATGTTGGCGCAAGCGCTTATGTGCCCGCAGATTATCCCAACCGGTTCTTGTCGGATAAGCTATGGCAGGTAACAGCAAATGATCTTGCTTGCCCGCAATGGCTCTTCGCCCTTGTATCCTCTCCGAGGATGCGCGCAAAAATGCTCATGTTTGCAACCGGCACAAACATTAAAAACATAACGAAGTCGGAATTTCTGGAAATAAAAATATCAATCCCCCCGCTGGAGGAACAGAAGGCGATTGCGGATGTGCTGTCGACATGGGATCGGGCTATCTCCACCACCGAACGCCTCATCCAGGCCAAAGAAAAGAAACTGGATGCATATGGGCGCTCTCTTTTTGACAGAAATCAGAATGGAAAATATCCGGGATGGGAACTAATCAAACTGGCTGATGTTCTGGATGAACATGGAGACAAGAGTGCCGGAAAGGAAGAAGTATTCTCCGTTTCCGTCCACAAAGGTTTAGTAAATCAGATCGAACACCTTGGCCGATCTTTCTCTGCCGCCAAGACTGATCATTATAACCGCGTTCACCATGGCGACATTGTTTACACCAAAAGTCCAACCGGCGATTTCCCTTGGGGAATTGTCAAACAGAGCTATACACCGGAAGATGTGATTGTCTCTCCTCTTTACGGTGTTTTTACTCCCCAGACTCACGACTTAGGAATCGTTCTTGATTTCTATTTCAGCTCTCCGACTCGGGCAACAAACTATTTATTCCCGATCGTTCAAAAAGGCGCAAAGAACACGATTGCGATTACGAACAAAACCTTCCTCAGTAAAAAACTTCACTTACCCACAGATAAATCTGAGCAGAAAAAGGTTGCTGAATATGTCGTCACAGCGCGGAAGGAAATCGACCTGCTCAAAAAACTGGCGGCAAAATACAAAGCCCAAAAACGCGGCCTCATGCAGAAACTGCTCACCGGCACCTGGCGGGTGAATATCGAGGAGGCTGTTAAATGA
- a CDS encoding type I restriction-modification system subunit M, with protein MSTTIEQKDINNAAWAACDTFRGVVDPAQYKDYILVMLFLKYISDVWKDHYAEYSKQYDGDDARIRRKLERERFVLPEGSSFYDLYEKRNEANIGELINMVLDSIEETNKAKLDGVFRNIDFNSEANLGKTKDRNRRLKMLLEDFNKPQLDLSPSRVSEDVIGNTYLYLIERFATDSGKKAGEFYTPFQVSQLVAKLANPKPGDRICDPACGSSTLLIEAAREVGDRNFALFGMEVNGATWALARMNMFLHSFDSARIEWCNTLTSPALVENDRLMKFDVVVANPPFSLDKWGAEEAVNDRYNRFWRGVPPKSKGDYAFISHMIESAVEKEGRVAVVVPHGVLFRGAAEGRIRQKLIEDNLLDAVIGLPGNLFQTTSIPVAILIFDRSREGTAKKTKGREKKVLFIDASKEFKPGKNQNALTEEHIEKIVDTYRERKTVEKYSYVATFDEIKENDFNLNIPRYVDTFEEEAEIDVDAVQKEIDDLETELSNVRKEMTEKLATIQRNA; from the coding sequence ATGAGCACAACGATTGAACAGAAAGACATCAACAACGCGGCGTGGGCGGCGTGCGATACCTTCCGGGGCGTAGTCGATCCGGCGCAGTATAAGGACTACATCCTCGTGATGCTCTTCCTCAAATATATTTCCGATGTCTGGAAAGACCACTATGCCGAATACAGCAAGCAGTACGACGGCGACGACGCCCGCATCCGCCGGAAACTGGAACGCGAACGCTTTGTTCTCCCCGAAGGCTCCAGCTTTTATGATCTCTATGAAAAAAGGAATGAAGCCAATATCGGCGAGCTGATCAATATGGTGCTCGACTCCATTGAAGAGACCAACAAAGCCAAGCTCGACGGCGTGTTCCGCAACATTGATTTTAACTCCGAGGCCAACCTCGGCAAAACCAAAGACCGCAACCGCCGCCTCAAAATGCTGCTGGAGGATTTCAATAAACCGCAGCTCGATCTATCGCCCAGCCGGGTTTCCGAAGACGTGATTGGTAATACCTACCTCTACCTCATTGAACGCTTCGCCACCGACTCCGGCAAAAAGGCCGGCGAATTCTATACCCCCTTCCAGGTTTCACAGCTCGTCGCCAAACTGGCCAACCCGAAACCGGGCGACCGCATCTGCGATCCGGCCTGCGGATCCAGCACCCTTTTGATTGAAGCCGCACGGGAAGTGGGCGACCGCAACTTTGCCCTTTTCGGTATGGAGGTCAACGGCGCCACCTGGGCGCTGGCACGCATGAATATGTTTCTGCACAGCTTCGATAGCGCCCGCATTGAATGGTGCAACACGCTCACCTCGCCGGCACTGGTCGAAAACGATCGGCTGATGAAATTTGACGTCGTCGTTGCCAACCCGCCCTTCTCGCTCGATAAATGGGGAGCCGAAGAAGCCGTCAACGACCGCTATAACCGCTTCTGGCGCGGCGTTCCGCCCAAGAGCAAAGGCGACTATGCCTTTATCAGCCACATGATTGAATCCGCCGTAGAAAAAGAGGGCCGCGTGGCCGTCGTGGTTCCGCACGGTGTTTTGTTCCGCGGTGCCGCCGAAGGTCGGATCCGTCAGAAACTGATTGAAGATAATCTATTGGACGCCGTCATCGGCCTGCCCGGCAACCTGTTCCAGACCACATCGATCCCCGTTGCCATCCTGATCTTTGACCGGAGCAGAGAAGGAACCGCGAAAAAAACGAAAGGGCGCGAAAAAAAGGTTTTATTTATCGACGCCAGCAAGGAATTCAAGCCCGGCAAGAATCAGAATGCCCTCACCGAAGAACACATTGAAAAGATTGTAGACACCTACCGCGAACGCAAAACAGTCGAAAAATATTCCTACGTCGCCACCTTCGACGAAATTAAAGAAAACGACTTTAACCTCAACATCCCACGCTATGTCGACACCTTTGAAGAAGAGGCCGAAATCGACGTCGACGCCGTACAAAAGGAAATCGACGACCTCGAAACCGAACTTTCCAATGTTCGGAAGGAAATGACCGAAAAACTCGCCACAATTCAGAGGAATGCGTAA